From Desulforegula conservatrix Mb1Pa:
GAGTATTCCATTGAGGATGATTATGAAGCTGGGATGGTTCTTCAGGGGACAGAGGTTAAGTCCCTTCGAAACGGACAGGTGAACCTGTCCGATTCATATGCGAAGATCATCAAGGGCGAGGTATTTGTTTATCAGATGAATATAAGTCCGTATAAATTTGCCTATTATGACAATCATGACCCTTTAAGGCCGAGAAAACTGCTTCTTCATAATTACGAGATCAAGAAGCTCATCGGCAAGATAAACGAAAAAGGCTACTCCCTGATACCTTTGTCACTTTATTTTTCAGAAGGAAAAGTGAAGATGA
This genomic window contains:
- the smpB gene encoding SsrA-binding protein SmpB, whose amino-acid sequence is MKGSGKKTIADNRKARHEYSIEDDYEAGMVLQGTEVKSLRNGQVNLSDSYAKIIKGEVFVYQMNISPYKFAYYDNHDPLRPRKLLLHNYEIKKLIGKINEKGYSLIPLSLYFSEGKVKMKLGLARGKKLHDKRNTIKERDAKREMDRIKKIR